Part of the Terriglobia bacterium genome, TCATGAACTGCAGCAGGTGCGGGAATTCCTGCGCGTGCTGGGGATTGGCGCGGACTTCATCCGCGAGGCGCTGCGGCAGCTGGCCGCAGGGCGCTCGGCTTCGGTCTCCGATGTCCGGCTGACGGACAAGGTGGCACGCCGCGCAGGGTTTCTGAGCACGGAAAATCTGGCAAGGAGTGTCGGCTAATGGCATACAGCGATAAGGTGGTCGATCATTTCAACAACCCGCGCAACGTCGGGAGCCTGCCCAAGGAGGATCCCAACGTCGGCACCGGCCTGGTGGGCGCGCCGGAGTGCGGCGACGTTATGAAACTGCAGATGAAGATCAATCCCGAGACGCAGGTCATCGAAGAGGCGCGCTTCAAGACCTTCGGGTGCGGCTCGGCGATCGCCAGCTCCTCGCTGGCCACCGAGTGGGTCAAGGGCAAGACTGTCGAGGAGGCCCTGTCCATCAAGAACACGGACATCGTGAAGGAACTGGCCCTGCCGCCGGTGAAGATTCACTGTTCGGTGCTGGCCGAAGACGCCATCAAGTCGGCGATCAACGACTGGAAGAAAAAGAAGGGCCTGGAAGTGCCCGTGGCGGAGAAGTCCGCGCACTGAGCGGACGACGCACTGCGGCTAGAAGGCATCCGGTTATGGAAACGAACGT contains:
- the iscU gene encoding Fe-S cluster assembly scaffold IscU, whose amino-acid sequence is MAYSDKVVDHFNNPRNVGSLPKEDPNVGTGLVGAPECGDVMKLQMKINPETQVIEEARFKTFGCGSAIASSSLATEWVKGKTVEEALSIKNTDIVKELALPPVKIHCSVLAEDAIKSAINDWKKKKGLEVPVAEKSAH